AAGACGAGAACTCattgaagttgtcctctgacctacacacacacacacacacacacagagagagagagagagagacagagacagagagacagagacagagaggaataaggaaatttaaaataaaaaataaatactatgcAAAATGTGAGGTTGAATTTTTTTCAGCTTGTGTGCTTAAAGCCAACTTGAGAAAAGATTGCCAAGCTTGCTCTCTTAAGACCTGTCTGTCTGGGACACATTTCCATGTAGTATTCCAAATTCAGGAGGACAGAAAACTTGAGTTCTGTTTCTGGACCACTCTCTTCCCTTCTTGGGGCCCTatcacttctcctccctgctctgtttgttttttttttttcatctgtctaAGAGTGTTAGCCACCTTCGCTCAGCTAGGTTGGAGCTGGATTAGAAATGTTTCTGCCTCTGTAGGCCCTGCCCTCTGTAACCTGCAGTGATCCCGTGCGGCCGAAGCACTGAGCGATACAGAAGAGGGTGGATGTGGCCACATTTGGCATAGGGGTTTAGGTTTGAATTTCAGCATAAAAATCAACTCTAAATACTAACTGCAATAGTTGCTTAAAGCCCAAGAAGCTTGAGCTGGTATAGTCACTATGGAAATTGGCATGGGgatttctcaggaaactgaaaatagaaagatcATATGGCCCAGCTATACCACGCCTGGGCAGAAACCCAAGGGGCTCTATATCCTAGTACAGAGATGCTCACCCAAATTTATTACTGCAGTGTTCACAGCAGCCAAGCCTTGGAACCAGCTCAGGTACCCATCAACATAAGCGTGGAGAAAGGAAATAGGGTGCAAACACAAAATGGAATTTGACTTAGCGattgagaaaattaaaagtatGACATTTTTGGGAAAGCGAGCGGGACTGGGCAATGTGTTCAATGAAATAAGTGAGACTCTGGAGACAAGTAGTGTGTTTTCTCTCAAACAAGGGTCTTAGaatttaacgtgtgtgtgtgtgtgtgtgtgtgtgtgtgtgtgtgtcatgaaaTAAGGATGAAAGGACAtctcagggaaagagagaggagttcATCTCCAATACATGTGACTTGAAAGTGGAGGTGAGATATTGGGACAGGAGGAAAGGGGACCCTCTGAAGGGCAGGCGGATATAGGAGAGCATTGGGGGAGAGGACCAATaggaacaaaataaacacaaaaagccCCAAGAAACCAGTTACTTGATTGATACTAACaagctaattaaaaacaaaaagctagcGCCTCTCTGGAAAGGGGCAGCCATAGTTGTCAGTTGGTGTCACTTCAGAAGCTTTTGACAGACACATAAACGGctgtcttctccccctcccaggACTTTCAGAGTGATGCAACAGACGACTTTTGAGGAAAGCCGGTACCGTTGGCAGGACTCGCTGGAGAATGTCGCTGTGTGCCTGCCATTCCGCTGCCCGAGGTGTGGGGACCATACCAGGTTTAGAAGCTTGTCATCCTTGAGGGCCCATCTGGAATTCAGTCACAGCTACGAGGAGCGGACCCTCCTGACAAAATGCAGCCTCCTGCCGTCTCTCAAGGACACAGAGCTAGTCAGGTGCGCAGAACTCCCGAAACAGGGAAAACTGCTCCGGGGCCACGCAAAGGTGACCAAGCAGAAGCCAAGCTATGTTAACTTGTACAGCATCTCCCACGGGCACTCCAAGGACCCGAAGCCCTTTGAGATGGTGGCAGAGAGGCCCGTGTCCTATGTGCAGACCTACACGGCCGTGGACATCCGGGCTGACTCTCTGGAAGCTCCCCGCTCGAGCCCCGGACTTCCCACCCCGGACACCAAAGCTGCTTTCGAGGCCCACGTCCGAGAAAAGTTCAATCGCATGGTAGAGGCGGTGGACAGGACCATCGAGAAGAGAATCGATAAACTCACCAAAGAGTTGGCCCAGAAAACCGCCGAACTGTTGGAGGTCCGGGCAGCCTTCGTGCAGCTGAcgcagaagaagcaggaagttCAGAGGCGAGAACGGGCCCTGAACAGACAGGTGGACGTGGCCGTGGAAATGATTGCAGTGCTCAAACAGCGCCTGACAGAATCCGAGGAGGAGCTCCTGAGGAAAGAGGAGTAAGTGCTGCTAAAACTGGATGCTAACCCCTGCTTGGGGGACCCCCTCCCCAAGTTACAAGCAGATGTTCATTGCTGTGTGTCACTGGCACATGTCTTGGCTGCATTGGTTCCTTACTGGTTCACTAGTGCCAGGATGCAGAAAACTCTGGCATTATTCACCTTCCGTGGAGATGGTGGCCAACCTGGCATCATTAACCTAATTAATATCTAACTCCTGGTTACCTTGGAAACTCAGATGGATGATGTTAGAAGGATAGCACAGCTGGTTTGTAAACCTGCGCCCACGGCGTGCGAGGGTCCACTGATGTGTGTAGATTATATAGTCAAGAATGGTCAAGAATGAGACGAGGGCTTGTTCTAATATAAAATATGTTCCATGGTACTCTTGGCTTGTTTGCCcgaaatacttttctttcttaaattatacTAACTAAAATGTCCAGGGAAGCTGCCTACTAAAGAGAGCTCCGTTTGCTATCGCTAAATATTTACGTTCCCATTGAAGGGATGCCCAGGTATTGTTTAGTCACGCTAGACAGTTTAAAAATTTACGTAGTTAGGGTGACTTTGAATCAGCTATTGTATTAGTTCCTCTATACACTGCCGTGACAAAATACCTGGTGAAAGCAGTTTAAGGAAGGGAGAGTTTagtgtggctcacagttcaaggtcaCAGTTCATTATGTTCGGGAAGTCATGGTGGAAATATGAGGTAGCTGGTGACATTGCATGTATAGTCAAAGAGCAGAGAAATAAGCGTTGATGTTCAGTTtgccttcttctttttattcagccCTGGACCCAGCCCATGAGATTATGTCTCATAGTTAATTAGCTTGAGTCTTCCTGACTGtgattaattttaattgtcaactgGCCCCAGTTTAAAATCATCTGGAAACAAGAGTCTCAGTGAGATGGActggtgggcatgtctgtggggggatTGTCTTAATTACTTCAATTGATGTGGAAGAACCTCGCCCACAGTGGGTGGctccattccctaggcagggcgTCCCACACAGGCTGTATGTGTTCAGTGCAGAGGGGGGACTGAGCACAAGGAGGCATGcatgtcttcattttctctctgctcctgactggATATGACTAGCTGCTTCATGCTCCTGCCACAGTGGCTTTCTTGATATGTTGGACTTGTGACCTGGGGTTGTGATCTgtataaatccttcctcccttaagttacatttttctttttttaaaaatcacaacaccagaaaggcaaatatgacAGCAGCTCGGGTAAAACGTTCTGGTAAGAGCTTCAGGGATGCACCATCAAATGTGTTTTGTGGTCATTCTAAACCGCATCCAGCTGACAATCAAATCTGAGCATCCACAAGTCTTTTTTCGTGCTTAGGAAAGTGATCTCTGATGGACACATCATTTTTGTTGCCATGTTTTGGCCTCCGGGTGCTTCCTGGGAGGAAGTAGGCGTTTGGGTCCACAGAGGCGACCCAGATGACCTACCCTGCGATGCTGTAAGGTGGAGATGGGGAAGTTGTAAGAGTAAAACCTAGGCTGACTTCCTGATGCTTTTGTTTGATTTAGTAGCTATAAATTAAAAAGGGCCGCAGATTATTGCATTTCTTAGTTTATGGTTTATAATTTACTCCTAGTACAAATAATAATGGATATGGGTTTGGGGCTAGTGGCTGCAAAGATGTGGGTTGACGGCTAATAGAGGGTGGTTCCTGTGGTCAGATGTCTGCTATTGTCAAGGATTCACTTTTATATGAGATGGTGGACTCAACCAGCGATTTAGTCCTCGAAAGAGTAGATTAATGCCTGGGTAGGCAGACACTTATttggtggagtgtttgcctaCCGTGCACAAAGCCATAGGTTTGACTGCCAGCACTTAATAAACTGTGAgttggtgcacacctataatcctataatccagcactaggaaggaaaggcaggaagattaggagttcaagggaGTCATCCTCAGCTCCCTTGGGGcttgaaggccagcctaggcatctcgagaccctttctcaacattaattaattagttaattagtaAGTAACTGTGGTCCATCTGTGGCTAGAGAGTGGTGGTTTCCGTTCATCTGGAACTCCCACCTGAAGAGAGGCTCGTGAAACAAAACATCCCGCCAGATGGAGGGgtgcatgttctctctcctctccgaGCCCACCCCTACCCAGCCTCAGGAGAAAAGCATTCCTTCCAGGCCCATCTTGTGTGCACACTACTGTTGTAACTCAAGCACACACTCATAAGGTTCCTCTAGATGGAACCCTGACACTTGCCGCTGTTCCCCTGGACCTTACAGGTGCTTGTGCTTTCACGTGGCCTGCCTCTTGGGTGTCTTTTGTACAGTACGCAGAGTTCCACCCTTCCTGCAGGCTGTTGTATGGTAGTCCTTGGTGTGGTTGTAGCTGATTTCTCCTGACATCTTTGTCCACATTCGTGTGAGTTATACTCTGGCAATTCTTTATCTGTTGTCAGGAACTGATGCCAGAGACTCGTGTTTGCTAAACATGCACATGACCACTGAGCTATGGCCTTGGCATCATTGACTTTTAATATGTCACGTTTGGGATAAAGGGGGGaggaatatttaatttaaaaagaaaaaaacccactagGAATAAAAATATAGAGACATTGCCTTAAACTTTGAAACATAAAGTCGTCATTTTTCTCAGTTTCCATGTGAGGCCATCTTAACAGTTTCTGTATCCATGCCTTAAATAAACACATTCTCTGTACATGAATAGGAACTGAAAGGGTCTTGTTCTTCGAGAGGACACTGAATCTCTTGGGCAAAGTGCAACAAAGATAAAGACAGCCCCCTCTGTCCCTCAGTATCTGCAGATCCTGTTCTCtgccctgcctccacccccactctGCCATCTGAATGGGAACACAGAGACAGCTGCCCTTCAGCCACATCAGTGTATCCCAACTAAGTTGGTTTGATTGTGTTTGCCTGGCTGGGTCCCTTCCCATGGTACCGTTCTCTCAGAGGACTATACCTCCCAGAGACATGGCCTTTCTGATAGGAAAGATCCCTCCCAGCCAAGGAAACCTCCAGATAATTCCTAATAGATGTCCCATTGGGAGCTCTCCGGGCTCTAGGGTCTAGGCTAAAAGTTCATTTCTGTGCAGTTATAGGTTGTTACTGTCACATTTCAGATTCACTTAAATCTGGGTAAACTTTAAAATTCAGAGAGCAGATTTCATCAAGACAAACGAACGtgtaaaaaaaagcaaatgtaaTTAGCTTCTCAACTGCCTTTCATTGAAACGGAAATTAATAGCTCCAGGGAGAGCTGGACAATGGTACTATATCCCTACAATcatagcacttggaaggctgacgCCAAGGATTGCCTCGAAAATCCAAGGCTAGTCTGGGTGTCCCGGTTAGCTTTAACTGAAATTTGACACAtgctagaatcatctgggaaagGAGTCTCAGATGAGCGGTtgcctagatcaggttggcctttgGGCTTGCCTGGGTGACTATCTTGATTGTTAGCTGACGTATGAGGTCCTAGCCCACTgggagtggcaccattccctaggtcaATAAACCCGAACTCTGTAAGGATAACTGAGTATAAACCTGCACGCCTGCCAGCAGCATCCTTTGTGGATCCTGTCGTGCTTCTTTGGCAGTGAATTGAGTTCCTTGTTTGGGGGTCATGCTCTGTGGATTAGGACACAGGTCTGCCTTCAGGattctgccttgatttcccttagtgatggactgtgatgtggaatcATAAACGGAATGAACCTAAGTTGCTTTTTGATCAAAATATTCTATGACAGCAATGGAAAGAAAACTAGAatgagttttaggccaacctGGGCCCCAGAATGAGACACTGTTCAAAAGTCTAGTAAActcaaagccaaaccaaacaagcaaagccCCGGAGCCACCTCCAGGCTGCATGAATCCAGCTCCCAGCAGTGACACAGTCCTTCGCGGACTGAGTAGTTCACCTTTGGGGCTGTTGCCTTTCGTCCCCTTGGCAGGGTCTACAAGCTCTGCAGTGCAGATCGGAGAAAAGAATCCGCTCATCATCCTCTCAAAGTCAGTGTGACTTTAAAAGCCCGGGAGATGGGAGATGTGTTTACTTATTGACAAGCAGTCTTAGCTGTGCAGTAGCCCCGTCTCTAATCAGGTAAATCAATCCAGGCCACCTTGCAGTAAGGGATCCCTAACCAGAACAATGGGGCTAGATATAACTTCTGTGAGTTTCTTGGCAATACGGTAACACCAAATTTGTTACACGCTTTCAGCCTGTATGTTTGGAACATGCTACTGGGCTATTTTTGATGTGCCTAGTGTGGTGCTAGGGATATCTGGAGAGCATAAGAttcatatttttctctaaatgCAGAAAGTAGAAAGCATATCCAGAAGCAGATCCTGTATGAACACAGGGTCAggactttgttttatatatagacttatatatgcatatatatacacttatatatgtgtgtgtgtgtgtgtgtgtgtgtgtgtgtgtgtgtgtgtagtgtgtgtgtgtgtgcacgcacacacacaaatgtactcTTTTTCTTCAGGAAAAGTTTTAAAGATATCCCttactggtctggaacttgccaaATAGGGTAAGCTGAGCCTCAAGgagtctcctttcttctctctcattaaaagcaagtgccaccatacccatcttttttgtttgtgtgtgtgtgttttgagacagggtttttctgttgctttgaagactgtcctggaactagctcttgtagaccaggctggccttgaactcacagagatctgcctgcctcttgcctcctgagtgctggtattaatggtgtgttccaccactgcccgaccatacccatctttttaaaaagtgagtttcagggatcaaattcagaaaTTCAGATTttcatgtttgcaaggcaagcctTTTACTCACTGAAGTATCTCCTCAGCCCTCCccctcattttttttgtttgtgtgttttttgagacagggtttttctgtgtagccttgactgtccaggaagtcactgtgtagaccaggctggcctcaaactcagagatccacttgcctctgcctcccaagtttaaaggcatgtaccaccactgcccccccttctttttgtattttttaaacccagggctttgttgaGTAGCTTTAACCCCTTCGTGCTGAGATGAcaagtgtgtgtgccaccatgcttgatgACAGGGCAGCTTTTTCAAGTGCCTAAGTGGAGGCCACAATTTTAAGCTAATAAGACATTGAAGAGTAGACCCTTCTGCCTAGAGAGCCcatgagaagggaaggaagatgagGCATTCTTTTGctgtggcaggcaggggccagtgaCATTGAAAGCCAGAGTCCCTAAATGCACCCTGTGGTTGGTGATTTTGGAACTGGAAGGTGCCCTGTGCCTCCTTCAGAgggacacttttctttttcttcagttaaagaaaaaaaagcctgagAGCCAAGAAGTGACTTGCCTAGGAACAGATCCCGTCACAAAGCTGAGTGTGAAACCCAGTTGCCCCATCTTCCTGCCGAGGTTCACTGTGTCCTTGCTAGACTTCTGACGATGTGAGATTTATCCAACGCCTCGGGACTTATATAATCCCAAGCGTGGCCCATTTTGGAATAGCTCGCTTCTCAGCTATTTTGAGACGGCTGTAGCGGTGACatcatttattttctgatatGAATAAAGAGAGAGTCAGCTGGCATTGGAGGTGTCggaggcaggaacctggtggTATTGCCGCAGGGTGATGATGCTAAGTTTCTGGAATACCCAGCTCAGAGCTTCCAGCTAGGCTCGCCAGATGCCCTCACCCAGTCAGGGTGGGGCATATGCCACTGTCGGCCTGGAATGGAGTTGGGGGCCTCTGATTCCGTCCCTGCTTTCCACCTGTACTTTCTAAGCTCAAGTAGACAGACCCCTTTGCCGCTTCCCTCTGTCACTTGCTGTGTTTCCAGTCGAGAGCCCTGCAGGAGATGGGTATTTCCAAGAGAGCCTGATAAGTGTCGGGTTCTGTTTCAGGGTCTGGGCATACAGTGGCAAGCAAGGTGACGTCCCTACTCTCGGGGAACCGATCAACCAGAGAGAAAATGACAGAAACCCGATCCTAAGAGGGCAGTCTGAGTCAGCGACACCCATTTCCCTGTGGAATGTGGACCTTATACAGGCAagcttggggctggggaggtggctcagggtCAGAGAGCACTTGCAGTACAAACCCTGAGGACCAACGCTCCCAGAAGCCACATTAAAAGCTAAGTGTGGCTGGCTGCACACGTGCCTGTTACCATGCTGCTGCTGGACTTGCTGGCCACCTCCCTGGCTCCAgcttcagcgagagaccctgtctcaagggaataaggggGAGGAACCTAAGAGTGGGAAACCCACAGTCAGCCTTTGGCCTCCGTGCACGCACAGGCATGCGCACATACGCTACACACGTGCACAAGGGCAAAATGGAATATTTATTGATCCTATTCCCATTTGGGGATCAGCTACCACAGTGAGTGGACAACATAGTGTCTCTGCCAGTTCTCATCTTGGAAGGTGGCCGAAAGACATCTCTCAAGAAGGAGAGGTCACGGGGGCAAGGAGGGCTCTGTGGGCTTCACACTATTAGTGTTGGCCTGCACGTGTGTATCTGCATCATGTGGGcacagtgcctgcagaggtcagaagagggagacaCCTACCCCCCTCTCCCCGCAGGACTGGagctgcagatggctgtgagtctgtctccatgtgggtgttggctaccaaacccaggtcctctgcaagagcagccctcGCTCTTttcctctgagacatctctccagcccttaattcAGTTTCTATAGGTGATCTCTGTTGCTTTCAGACATACGGACTGAAGCAGAATGCACAGGATGTGAAACGGGCTTTCTTAGGTGAAGTACATGCGACAATCTAGAAATATAGGAAAAAATTTCAGGTTCTGCCTTCCTCTCCGtgttcctcctcttttctctccttgcctGAGTAATTTCAGCTGTAGTATTAATCTGATTAGAATCGATAAATTAATTCAATTTTCTAgttagaaaaacttaaaaaaattgtgtgtgtgtgtgtgtgtgtgtgtgagagagagagagagagagagagagagagagagagagagagagagagagagagagagagagagagagagagagagaggtacatgCTTTTATGGATGTATgtagttatatgtgtgtgtgtgagtctagAGAGGCCAATGTTGAGTGTCTTCCTTTAGCAttctctaccttatcttttaagacagggtctttccatgAACCGGGAACTCATTGTTTGGATGGAAGCCCTTTCTTGGGGGGGGCAGAGTCTGGAGTGAGGCACCTtccaggggtgggggctgggttGTTACTTCTACCCGAACACTCATCAGTCccgctaggctgactggccagtgagctctagagattcatctgtctctaTTCTGCTCACCACTGATGTTGCAGATGTGCTACCAAGTCAGCTTTTACGTGGGTTTGGGGGGGAatctgagctcagatcctcatgcttgcaacaGGCATTTTACCCCCTGAGATATCTCCCCCAACTTAATGAAGAACATACTTGTTTATccagaagccagaaaaaaaataaagaaaaaaagaaaaagaaaggtgaggCAAAAGGCCACAAAACCAGAGAGTAGCCGGTTTCACGATCGCGCGACTCCTGTGGAGTGCGGGGCTATGCTCTGGCTTCTGAGCTTGCAAGATTCCTGGTGCCCGGAAGGGGGCACTCTTGCTTCTCAGTTTGCCCCATAGCTGACATAACAGACCATCTGAGGTGCTGTGATCACTAGTGGGGCTATTTTTAGATGGAGgtatttttatcatttcataTACTCTCGAAAGGGCTCATGGATCAGTCATGTAAAATGGCACTTAAATGAGTCGATCGAGGCTTCCTTTGGGAAGGGGGAGCCAGCCAGCCGGAAGTACTTTTTAAGAGTTGAAGACGGGAACCCGTTGTTCATCCCACCCTACTCCTCTCGGAGgtgtctgttgtttgttttttggcgtATGGCCCAAGACTGGTCTCGAAAAGAACAAAGGAACCCAAGGGTCTTTCTGTGGGCTGTATGCTCAGCTAGAGCTGTGGTTGTACATTTTGTACGTCATTAAGGATCTGTGAGGTCTCTGTTATCTCCTAGACTCCCGCGGACTCCACACGGTGGTGGTTAATCTTCATGGTCAGCCTtatgggatttagaatcaccatggaaacaaatctctgggtgcatctgtgagggattatctcaATTAGGGTCTATGAGTGGAAAGATCTAAATGTGGGCACTAGAGTTCTATAGGCTGGGGTCCTGAACtgaatggaaaggagaaagtgggctgagGACCAGCAGGAGTCCCTCTGCGCTTCCTAACCACGGATGCCATGGACCAGCTGCGCCTCGAGTCTCTGAGCCAAAATAAGTGTTTTCTGCATTAAGGTGCTTTCAtaacttttttttatataaaaaaaatcacagcaaggCGAGTAACTAAAATGCTGCCCCCCAAGTCAGTGATTTTATGATGAAGTGGGTAAGCCCCACGACTGGTCTCCTGTGGTGTGTTCCCTGACCGGCTAAAGGTTTCCGTGGGAGTCCGCAGCCCTCCATCACTACGCTTGGGGGTGTGTCTGGGAATGGGTCCTCCAGGGAGAGCGTTTAGACAGGGGACTAAGGAGAGATTCTGACTGAGAGAATAGCACAACACAAGGCGAGACTCCTACTGGTGCTGGTGATGAAGAAAGTTAGAAAGATAAGAAATGGTTTTTGATGCCAGTGTAATAGGTGATACGTTGCCcctccttttaaaaaatgcagttcAATGAATACAAATTGTGACTATCATAATACATTATTGTTCGCTCTGTCAGTCTCCCCAccccgccgtgtgtgtgtgtgtgtgtgtgtgtgtgtgtgtgtgtgtgtgcgtgcgcgcctGTGTGTTCAGCCTTGGGTGTAGTTCCTTAGGTGTCATCGACCTTGTTTTATTTGAGGCAGTCTCTCATTGGTCTTGAATTCACTACGTGGTCTAGGATGGTGGACGAACCATTCCCTATAGATCCAGTGGCCTCTGTCTGTCTCCGCCTCTCCAGCGCTGTCATTATAAGCgggagccaccacacccagctaatgttactcactgagccattgctcACCACCTCTGTCACTTTCTAAATTTGCCGGTCACATGACAGGCCATTTTGATTTCTCCAAGGTTAGCTGCCTTTAACTCATCTCCGAAGAAGTAATCCGGGGGCTTCAATCTCTAATAACGCAAATATAACGGGATTGGTGAGATGACTCGGTAAAGTAAGGGTATTTGTTaccaagcctggagacctgagtttgaaccccagaatCCACGTGACAGGGAGAACTCACTGCTGTGTATTGTCggctgacctccacatatgcactgtagcatgtgcatgcatgcttgtgagagtgtgcattgtgtgcatgcgtgcgcatgtgtgtgcatgcctgtgcatgtgcgcacgcacacacacacactaaacaaattcagaaataaataaaactaatgtTCTTCAGGCTGCAGGGTTTATGGCTGTCCTATAAATGAGCGAATGCATGAGTAAGCAAGTTTATTTTCCTCATTAAATTTCTGGCTGCATAGACAGGACCTTTCCCCCTGTGCCTTTCTTGGTTGTGTTGGTTTCAAAATGCCTTTGAGTCCTGGGGCTGAATCAAGAGTCCTGGGGCTGCAAATCGCTCTGCATAGAAATGAGCTTCCATAGCAATTTCTTACGCTGAAACTGGTATTTTCCCCTTCAGGAGTCAAATGTTGCTTTTAATAGACATTTTCATAAAATCTTGCATTTAATAATACTttactcttctttaaaaaaaataagtgataaGTCAATGATAGGACAGGAAGTGACTTAGGAGTGCTTTAAGAGATTGTGTCCCCCTGTATTCTGATTGAATTCCTCTAAGGCTGGCCCTTGTCTTTGCCTCTGGCCTTCCATAGCTTCTTCACACAGTGTTCTAACTCAGCAGGGCAATAACCTAAATTAAAACCATGACCAGGCTTCACTGTTGTGTGAGATTATGTCATGTTCTTCTTCTCAGCCAATAAATCTTGGTTGTTGGATATTTCAGGATATACCCCTGTAATGTCTGCCTTAGCCACCGCACAAAATGTATTTCTGTTAGCACAAACCACAGGTTTTATGAAACAATAACTATTTCCCCCCAGACAATTTAGTAAGAAGAGGGATATTGTTTTAAATGTCGCACAAATACTGCTTTACCTTTAAcgttttattcattattattgtgtgtgtggatggtggcatgaaggtcaaaggacaacctttgGAAGCTGGGGTTCTccttttttgtgggttctggagaccaaACTAAGGTGCAGGCTCCTGCTGCAAGCTCTCCTACCCACCCAGCCTTCTCACCCACCCTGTGAATACTTCTAATATCTAGCTTCTCCAAGAACAGCTAGACTTTTGCAGTTCTACGTTTTATTGTTTGGGTGGAAATATGTGAAAGACGTGTGGGATCACGCAGAGACCCAGTGAGACAGCTGAGGGGCATTTTAATATTTCCAGACGACCGCAGATGATACTGTGCCAAAACTTAACAAGTGGCTGTTTCTAAAAGAGCAACTACTCTGTGGAATCAGAAGCCAGATCATAAACATTTTGTTCTCTTACCTTGAGGTCCCTTGTTCTGTTGGGTACCTTGAGCAAGTGTTTTATGGTCTGGTATATAATTACTAAAGACGTTATAAATGCATTACCGTTAGCCTCTTCCCCATGCCATTGGCACCCCCTCCCCCCTGCCTtttcttgttttag
The nucleotide sequence above comes from Microtus pennsylvanicus isolate mMicPen1 chromosome 7, mMicPen1.hap1, whole genome shotgun sequence. Encoded proteins:
- the Znf365 gene encoding protein ZNF365 gives rise to the protein MQQTTFEESRYRWQDSLENVAVCLPFRCPRCGDHTRFRSLSSLRAHLEFSHSYEERTLLTKCSLLPSLKDTELVRCAELPKQGKLLRGHAKVTKQKPSYVNLYSISHGHSKDPKPFEMVAERPVSYVQTYTAVDIRADSLEAPRSSPGLPTPDTKAAFEAHVREKFNRMVEAVDRTIEKRIDKLTKELAQKTAELLEVRAAFVQLTQKKQEVQRRERALNRQVDVAVEMIAVLKQRLTESEEELLRKEEEVVTFNHFLEAAAEKEVQGKARLQDFIENLLQRVELAEKQLEYYQSQQASGFSRDASEHVLTDISSNRKPRCLIRGHPHSVCNHPELRAHFHLRGRSYLKKVKDERAGMQPAKAIHEQAESPREFFRPAKKGEHLGLSRKGNFRPKMVKKKPTAIVNII